From Schistocerca gregaria isolate iqSchGreg1 chromosome 10, iqSchGreg1.2, whole genome shotgun sequence, one genomic window encodes:
- the LOC126293201 gene encoding uncharacterized protein LOC126293201, with protein MSTSLFLQSKLEMTESNTMAARTMAWRVQVEPLVKEHRMEKTMKCRWHMPRRRSQYVVTRAIPVRSVTATTGPVEVGDHHAIPHTKYSSLINARFADQSATTLLMSSIRGVSVRDKASVMSIAKAPTYITETPQEVMAMLRILCMAASWDQSVHRVDPTMLKLIRGIQTVTPTGPTYYGRPGMGYPDGVVSTIPLDLAVALGLNKLADNQLDDVFSYGTMDVTWTMVPITQTTLMNPSAFIYMMGFLDSGYWNGLINNHYDVDWTEGDTVRKGNITTLPNINSVRLPGPTSILLVLIDCIAKRLFGIAYVVYGNRQRSKIEWRTAASHPPASNANV; from the coding sequence ATGAGCACCAGCCTCTTCTTGCAGAGCAAGCTGGAGATGACCGAGAGCAACACGATGGCGGCGAGAACAATGGCATGGAGGGTGCAGGTGGAGCCATTGGTGAAGGAGCACAGGATGGAGAAGACGATGAAGTGCAGGTGGCACATGCCGAGGCGGCGATCTCAGTACGTAGTGACGAGAGCCATCCCAGTTCGGTCGGTAACAGCGACAACAGGGCCTGTCGAGGTGGGGGATCACCACGCAATTCCTCACACTAAGTATTCCTCCCTTATCAACGCCCGGTTCGCAGATCAAAGTGCGACAACCCTCCTCATGTCATCAATTCGGGGGGTGTCGGTGCGAGACAAGGCTTCGGTGATGTCTATAGCTAAGGCTCCCACCTACATCACCGAGACACCGCAAGAGGTGAtggcgatgttaaggatattgtgtATGGCCGCCTCTTGGGATCAGTCGGTGCACCGCGTCGATCCTACCATGTTAAAGTTGATTCGTGGCATCCAAACCGTCACTCCAACCGGCCCCACATACTATGGCAGACCGGGTATGGGTTATCCGGACGGTGTGGTTTCCACTATCCCACTCGATCTTGCGGTGGCGTTGGGATTGAACAAGTTGGCTGACAACCAGCTGGATGACGTTTTTTCTTATGGTACGATGGACGTCACGTGGACGATGGTCCCCATAACACAGACAACCTTGATGAACCCGTCGGCTTTCATCTATATGATGGGTTTCTTAGATTCTGGTTATTGGAACGGCCTCATCAACAATCATTATGATGTGGATTGGACAGAGGGAGATACTGTCCGGAAAGGCAACATAACAACTTTGCCTAATATAAATTCCGTACGACTGCCTGGGCCGACATCCATTCTGTTAGTCCTCATCGATTGTATCGCGAAAAGACTATTCGGGATTGCATACGTTGTTTATGGAAATAGGCAACGTTCTAAAATAGAGTGGAGGACTGCTGCAAGTCACCCACCAGCTTCAAACGCCAATGTGTAA